One Skermanella sp. TT6 genomic window, GAAGCTTCAGCCAAGCGGCCCGGCTCTCCGGCTATGCGTGGAACAGCGCGCGCCAGACCGGCTCGCGCCTGATGCGGGACCCCGGCATCGCCGCCCGCGTGGTCGAGCTCACCGCCATCGAGGATACCCGCCGCCATGCCGAGCTGGACGAGCTGGTCGCGGCGGCCAAGCGGGTGCTGCTCGACGCCATGGAAAAGCAGCAGCATTTCGCGGCGCTCCGCGCGATCGACCAGATCGCCCGCCTGCGCAGCCTGGACGGCCCGCAGGCCGACGCCCGCCGCGCCGCCTTCGACGACGATCCCGACGACGCGGAAGAGGCCGGCGGCCCCGTCAGCAGCATCGCCGACCCCGACGCCTTGTTCGAGCCGCCGATGCCTCCCGCCGTCGCGGCCCCGGTCGAACCCGCGCCCGAGGACCCGGAAAAGGCGCACGCCAAGGCCGTCAAGCTGCAGAACCGGCGCTACAGCAAATGCTACGACCTGGTCATGTCCAGGCATCCCGACATCAAGGCGAGGCTCCGCGAAGCCCAGGACGTGTCGCTCTACTTCGACTCGGAATACCGCCTGCTGCCGCCCGAACTCTGGCCCGCCGGCAAGTCCCCGGCCGTGCCATCCGTACCGGCCGTTTCGCCCGCGCCGAAGATGACGAATGTTGACGGAAGCGGCCATGCCCCGGGGGGCCGCGCGGCCTGATCCCCCGGCGCCGGCCCCCTTGCCAGGCCCCTCGCGACCCCCTCAGTGGTGCGCCGTTCCCGACGCCCCCAGGGCCTCCACCACGTACTCGACCTCGACCGTGCCGGCCTTCTCGAAGGTCAGGGTGCCGGCGAAGCTCTCGCCCTGCTTCAGGGGCTGTTTCAGGTCCATGAACATCAGGTGATAGCTCCCGGGCTTGAACTCGACCTTGCCCCCGGCCGGCACGGCGACGCCGTCGGGCAGGTGGCGCATGGTCATGATGCTGTCCTTCATCGCCATCTCGTGGATCTCGGTCCGGCCGGCGATCTCCGCGGTGGCGGAAACCAGGCGGTCCGGTTCGGAGCCGGTGTTGACGATGGCAAGGTAGCCCCCGGCCACCCGGGCGCCGCCGGGTGTGGCGCGGGACCACGGATGGTCGATCTCCAGGGCGCCCGCCTTGGTGCCGTGGGCGAAGGCCGGGATCGCGGAAGGGCCGGCGGATGAAAACAGGACGGCGACCGCCAGCGCGGCGGCGCGGAAAGACTTGGACATGCGGATACTCCAGACGGAAGGGAACGGGTTTCGGTCGTTCGGTCGTTCAGCCGACCGCCGGCGGCGCCCGCGTCCTGCGTGGAGTCTGGTCGAGCGGAAGCAGGACGGGACCGGCCGCCGGAACCGCCGAAGCCGCGCCGCGCGCCGGGACCGGGGCGGCGACCGCGACATCTCCCGGCGGCGGAGCGGTGCCCCCGCCGAACATCGCGCAGCCGGCCAGGCAGCAGTCCGGCAGATGCGGCCTGCCATCCTGTCCACCGTCGGGATCGGAAGCGGCACCTCCCGTACACAGCGAGTCGCCATAGATCCGCTCGGGGGAGGCCGCCGCGGCGCCGATCGCCATGCCGGACAGCAGCATCTGGACGGCAAGCAGGTATGCCGCGCCCAGCGCCACCCAGAAACCCGAAGCCCGCCCCTGGGCCTGTCGCCGCGATCCCGCCATCCCGTCCTTCCCGTGCCGGCCCGCGCACTATCATGCTTTCCACGCTCCGGCAACCTGCTTAAACTCCGGGCAGCCGGTGCCCGGCCGGAAGGCAGCGGCGGGCGGCGGGACAGCGCGCGGGACGGAAGCGACGGGGCCGCCGGCATGGCACCAACCTTGCGTCCAAGAACGATAAGCACGCCTTACAGGGAGCATCATGCACAACCTTCAGATCAACGCCCAGCGGCTGTGGGACAGCATCATGGAGACGGCGAAGATCGGCGGCACGGCCAAGGGCGGCATCTGCCGGCTGACGCTGACCGACCTGGACCGCCAGGTGCGGGACTGGTTCGTCGCCGCCTGCGAGGAGGCCGGCTGCACCGTCACCGTGGACGAGATGGGCAACATCTTCGCGCGCCGCCCGGGCAAGGACAATTCGCTGCCGCCCATCGCCATGGGCAGCCACCTCGACACCCAGCCGACCGGCGGCAAGTTCGACGGCGTCCTGGGCGTCCTGTCCGGGCTGGAAGTCCTGCGCACGCTGAAGGACACGGGGTACGAGACCAACGCCCCGGTCGAGGTGATCAACTGGACCAACGAGGAAGGCTCCCGCTTCGCGCCCGCCATGCTGGCCTCCGGCGTCTTCGCCGGGGTCTTCACCCGCGACTACGCCGACGGCCGCAAGGACCGCGAGGGCAAGACCTTCGGGGAGGAACTGGACCGCATCGGCTACCGGGGCACCGAGAAATGCGGCGACCGCAAGTTGGGCGCCTTCTTCGAGATCCATATCGAGCAGGGCCCCATCCTGGAGGACGAGGATAAGGTGATCGGCGTCGTCACCGGCGTCCAGGGCATGCGCTGGTACGAGGTGACCGTCACCGGGTTCGAGAGCCACGCCGGCACTACGCCGATGCACCTGCGCCGCGACGCCCTGGTCGGTGCCGCCCGGATGGTCGAGGCCGTCAACAAGGTGGCGCTCGCCCACCCGCCGCTGGCGGTCTCCACCGTCGGGCTGATGGAGGTCAGGCCCAACAGCCGCAACATCCTGCCGGGCGAGGTCTTCTTCTCCGTCGACCTGCGCCACCCCGAGGACGAGGTCGTCGCCGCGATGGAGATCGAGGTCCGCGAGGCGATCGGCCGGATCGCGGCGGAGCTGAAGCTGGAAGCCGCGATCGAGCAGGTCTGGGACTCGCCGGCCGTCAAGTTCGACCCGGCCTGCGTCGGGGCCGTAAGCACCGCCGCGAAGGAGAACGGCTACAGCCACCGGGAGATCGTCTCCGGCGCCGGCCATGACGCCGCCTACATGGCCCGCGTGGCGCCGACCGCCATGATCTTCATCCCGTGCGAGAAGGGTATCAGCCACAACGAGGTCGAGAGCGCCGAGTTCGACCATGTCGCCGCCGGCGCCAACGTGCTTCTGCGCGCGGTGCTGGAATACGACAACCGCGACGGCGCCGGCGGCCCGACCCCCGGCACCAAGGCGGCGTGATGCCTGCCTCCGGGACCGTCGTGGCCGAGAAGGCCGGAGCCGAAGCGCTTCGGGATCCCGCCAAGGACCGGGCGCCGGTGGTGGAGGCCAGGGACCTGTCCCTGGTCTTCCAGACCGCCGACGCGCCGGTCACCGCGCTGAGCGGGATCGACCTGACGATCCGGCGGGGCGACTTCGTCTCCCTGATCGGGCCGTCCGGCTGCGGCAAGACCACCCTGATGCGGGCCGTGGCGGATCTGGTCAGGCCGACCTCCGGCACCCTGCTGGTCAACGGCGGCACGGCGGAGCAGGCAAGGCTGGACCGCGCCTACGGCTACGTCTTCCAGGCGCCGGCGCTCTATCCGTGGCGCTCGATCGAGCGCAACATCATGCTGCCGCTGGAGATCATGGGCATGCCCCGGGCCGAGCGGAAGGAGCGGGCGGCGCGCTACCTGGACCTGGTCGGGCTGAAAGGTTTCGAGCGGAAGTTCCCCTGGCAGCTTTCCGGCGGCATGCAGCAGCGGGTGTCGATCGCCCGCGCCCTGAGCTTCGAGCCGGCGCTCCTCCTGATGGACGAGCCGTTCGGCGCCTTGGACGAGATCACCCGCGACAACCTCAATGTCCACCTGCTGCGGCTGTGGGAGAAGACCGGCATCACCGTGATCTTCGTGACCCACTCGATCCCGGAGGCGGTGTTCCTGTCCTCCCGGATCGTCGTCATGTCGCCGCGGCCCGGCCGCATCCTGGAGGTGATCGACGGCGACCTCCCCCGCGACCGCGACCTGGACGTACGGGAGACTCCCGAATTCCTGGAGATCGCCCACCGCGTCCGCGTCGCCCTGCGGGCGGGCCACAGCTATGACTGACGCCGCCGCTACCGCCGCCGCGATCCGCCGCGTGCCGGCGCGCGACGGCGCGGCGCTGCCGGTCCTCACCGTGCTGGCGGCCCTGCTGCTGGTCTGGTACGCCGCCTCGGTCTGGCTGAACGCGCCGCAGGTCCGCGAAAGGCTGGAGCGCGCCTCGCCGGACTGGTCCGTCTCCGACCTCGTCGCCGGCACCTGGGCGATGGACCGGCCGGTGCTGCCGGCACCCCACCAGATCGCGGTGGAGCTGTACGACTCCGTGGTCGGGCGGCCGGTCACGTCCAAGCGCAGCCTGGCCTTCCATGCCGGGGTGACCCTGTCGGCGACGCTCGCCGGGTTCGCCCTCGGGCTGGTCCTGGGCGTGGCGCTGGCGGTCGGGATCGTCCATGTCCGGGTGCTCGACCGGTCGCTGATGCCCTGGATCATCGCGTCCCAGACCATCCCGATCCTCGCCATAGCGCCCATGATCGTCGTGGTGCTGGGCAACCTGGGCTTCACCGGGCTGCTGCCCAAGGCGATCATCTCGGCCTATCTCAGCTTCTTCCCCATCGCGATCGGCATGGTCAAGGGGCTGCGCTCGCCCGACCCGATCCAGCTCGACCTGATGCGGACATACAGCGCCACGCCGGCCCAGACCTTCGCCAAGCTGCGCTGGCCGTCCAGCATGGCGTTCCTGTTCCCCAGCCTCAAGGTCGCCATAGCGCTGGCCCTGGTCGGCGCCATCGTGGCGGAACTGCCGACCGGCGCCCAGGCGGGGCTCGGCGCGCGGCTGCTGGCGGGCTCCTATTACGGCCAGACGATCCAGATCTGGGCGGCGCTGTTCATGTCCGCCTTCCTGGCGATGCTGGCGGTCGGCGCCGTCGGACTGGCCGAACGCGGGCTGACGCGGATCAGGGGAGGGCGCCTGTGATGCTCCGGGTGTTCGCGACCCTCCTGGCCGGGGCGGCGGCGCTGGCGCTGCTGGACGTCAGCGGCGTCGCCGCCCTCGTCGCGGGACTGGCGGCGGTCGCGGCCTGCGGTGCCGCCATGGCGGCGCTGGCGCGGGACGACCGCTGGCCGGCCCGCATCGCGGTGCCGCTGCTGTTCGGCGTGCTGCTGCTGTGGCTGTGGGAGATGGTGACGGTCGGGTTCGGCGTCCCGCGCATCCTGCTGCCGCCGCCCAGCATGATCGCGGCGGCGATCGGTTCCCATCTGCCGACCCTGGCGGCGGACTTCCACCAGACGGTGATCCGCTCCGTCATTCCCGGCTATGCGATCGGCTGCGGCGCGGGGTTCCTGACGGCGCTGGCGATCGACCGCTCGCCCTTCCTGCAGAGGGGGCTGCTGCCGCTGGGCAGCCTGGTCAGCGCCATGCCGATCGTCGGGATCGCGCCGATCATGGTCATGTGGTTCGGCTTCGACTGGCAGTCCAAGGCGGCGGTGATCGTCGTGATGACCTTCTTCCCCATGCTGGTCAACACGCTGGCCGGGCTCCGGGCGGCAGGCGCCATGGAGCTGGACCTGATGCGCTCCTACGCGGCTGGCTACGGGCAGACGCTGATGAAGCTGCGGCTGCCGGCGGCGCTGCCCTTCGTCTTCAACGCCCTCAAGCTCAACTCCACCCTGGCGCTGATCGGCGCCATCGTGGCGGAGTTCTTCGGCACGCCGATCGTCGGCATGGGCTTCCGCATCTCCACCGAGGTGGCGCGGATGAACGTGGACGTGGTGTGGGCGACCATCGCCGTCGCCGCCCTGGTCGGCTCGGCATCCTACGGAATCATCTCGGTGATCGAGCGGGGGGCCACCTTCTGGCATCCCTCGTTTCGCCAACAATAATCCGTTCAACGACAAGACGAGGCTGGGGGTACTGGGTGATGCGCAAATTTGCTCTGGCGATGGCGGCGCTTGCCGCGGCGGGTTTCGGCGGGATGGCGGGGGAGGCCCGGGCGGCGGACCCGCTGACCCTGCAACTGAAGTGGGTCACGCAGGCGCAGTTCGCCGGCTACTACGTGGCGGAGGCGAAGGGCTTCTACGACGAGGTCGGGCTGGACGTCACGATCAAGCCGGGCGGGCCGGACATCAACCCGTCCCAGGTGATCGCCGGCGGCGGGGCCGACGTGGTCGTGGACTGGATGCCCTCGGCGCTGGCGACCCGCGAGAAGGGCGTTCCGCTGGTCAACATCGCCCAGACCTTCAACAAGTCGGGCATGATGCTGACCTGCCGCAAGGACAGCGGCGTCGCCACTCCCGCCGACTTCAAGGGCAAGACGCTCGGCGTCTGGTTCTCCGGCAACGAGTATCCGTTCCTGTCCTGGATGGACAAGCTGGGCTACAGCACCTCCGGCACCAATCCGGACATCAAGGTGCTGAAGCAGGGCTTCAACGTCGATCCGCTGCTCCAGAAGCAGGCGGCCTGCATCTCCACCATGACCTATAACGAATATTGGCAGGTAATCGCGGCCGGCGTGCCGGAGAGCGACCTGATCGTCTTCAAGTACGAGGACCAGGGCGTCGCCACGCTGGAGGATGGGCTCTACACCCTCGATTCCAAGCTGAAGGACCCCAAGATGGTCGACAAGCTGGCCCGGTTCGTGAAGGCTTCCATGAAGGGCTGGGACTACGCGATCAAGAACCAGGCCGAGGCGGTGGAGATCGTGCTGGAGAACGACGCCTCCGGCGCCCAGACCGAAGAACACCAGGCCAAGATGATCGGCGAGATCGCCAAGCTGATCGAGGGCGGCACCAAGGGTCCCGGCTACCTGGACCCCGCGGCCTACGAGCGGACCGTCAACGTGCTGATCGGCGGCAAGTCGGACCCGGTCATCAGCAGGAAGCCGGAAGGCGCCTGGACCCACGAGGTCTGGGAGAAGGCGGGGCTGTAACCGGCGTTCCGGAACCCATATTGGTCCGCATGAAGCTGGCCGTCGTCATCAACGGATCGGCGGGGGCCTTGCTCGACCAGTCGTCGGAGGACGCCGCCGCTCGCATCGAGAACCTGTTCCGCGACCGGGGGGCGACCGCGACCGTGACGGTCGCCCCTCCCGGCGGGCTGATGGAAACCCTGCGGGCCGCCGTGGCGACCGATGCGGACGCCGTGGTGGTCGGCGGCGGCGACGGCACCGTGGCCGCCGCCGCGACCCTTCTCGTCGATACCGACAAGGCCATGGGGGTCCTGCCGCTCGGCACGGCCAACCTGCTGGCCAAGGACCTGCACATGGCGCTCGACCTGGAGGCGGCGGTCGGTCAGCTCGCCCAGGGGGAGATCCGGGCGGTGGACGTGGCGGAGGTCAACGGCACCGTGTTCCTGTGCAACGCGGTGCTGGGGCTGTTCCCCATGTTGGCCCGCTACCGGGAGCGGCACAGGCACGAGCCAGGATTCGCCAAATGGTTGCATCTTGGGGCGGCGACCCTGGCGGCCATGCGCCGCTATCCCCGGCTGGAGATGGAGATCGACCTGGGCTCCGGTCCGCAGCGCCGTAGGACCATGGCCCTGGCGGTCGCCAACAACGCCTATGACGACGCCTTCTTCTCCTTCTTCGCCCGCTCCAACCTGGGGGCCGGGGAACTGGCGGTCTACCTGGCGCGGCACAAGACCTCGTTCGGCATGTTCCGCATGGCGACCCGCATGCTGCTCGGCCGCTGGCAGAGCGACCGGGACCTCAGCGTCGAGCGCGTCCGGGAGGTAACCGTCCGGACCCCCAAGCGGAGCCTGGCCGTCGCCATCGACGGCGAGGTCCACCGCGTCGCGACACCCCTGCGATTCCGCATGCGTCCCGGCGCCTTGAAGGTCCTGGTGCCGGCCGGGGCGCTGCCATGAGGCGGCTCGCCCATATCTCCGACCTGCATTTCGGCCGGATCGACGAAGCGGTCGTCGAAGCGCTTCTGGTCGACCTCGCCGGGGTCCGGCCCGACCTGATCGTGGTCAGCGGCGACCTGACCCAGCGCGGTCACCACGACCAGTTCCGTGCCGCCCGCGCCTTCCTCCAGCGGCTGGAGGCGCCCTACCTGGTGGTTCCCGGCAACCACGACATTCCGGGCGTAAACCTGCTGGCCCGCTTCGCCGCACCCCTGCGGCGCTACCGCCGCTACATCGAGCGGGACCTGCGCCCGCTCCACCGGGACGAGGAGATCGCGGTGCTGGGCCTCAACACCGCGCGCCCGATGGGGCTCCACTGGAACTGGTCCCACGGCCGGATCAACGCCGATCAGATCGCCCATGCGCGGAGCGTCTTCGACTCCGTGGGACCTGATGTCTTCAAGGTCGTTGTGACCCACCATCCGTTCCTGCCGCCCCCCGACGCGCCGGACACGCGCCTGGTCGGGCGCGCCGGCCTGGCGCTCCGCACCTTCGAGCATTGCGGGGTGGACCTGCTGCTCGCCGGACACCTGCACCGCGGCTACCACGGGGATGTCAGGACGCACCATACGGCGGTGAAACGCTCGATCCTGGTGGCCCAGGCCTCCACCGCGACATCGACCCGGCTGCGGAACGAACCGAACGCCTACAACCTGATCGACGTGGACGGCGACCGCATCGGCTTCGACGTCAGGGTTTGGGACGGCACCGGGTTCCGCCACGACGCCGCCGGCCGCTTCGTCCGCCGGCACGGCCATTGGGAGCGGGCCTAGCCATGGGCCGCCGGGGCGAACCGTTCCTCCAGCGCCAGCCGGGTCGGCTCGATCTGCTCCCGCGCCAGGGCCAGCAGGCGGGCCGCCTCCGCCGGGTCGGCGGCGTTCACCTCGATCGCGCGGGCGATGGCGGAGAGGCGCCGGGCGCCCAGGTTGGCGTTGGCGCCCTTCATGCCGTGGGCCGCCCGCTTGACCGCCCCGGCGTCGCCCGTCGCAATGGCCGCCTCGATCTCGTCCGCCTGGATCCGGGCTTGGCCCGGGAACAGTCCCAGCATGTCCATCAGGTCCTCCGCGTCGAGACAGTCCTGGAGCTGCTCGATCATGGTCTGGTCGAGCAGCGGCGTCTCCGCCAGATCATCGGGCGCGGCCGGGGCGGGCGCCTGCGGTACCGGCGCGGGAAGCTTGCTCATCACGCGCTCGATCGCGGCGAACAGCTCGGCCGGGCGGACCGGCTTGGAGACGTAGTCGTTCATTCCGGATGCGAGATAACGCTCCCGGTCGCCGGCCATGGCATGGGCCGTGACGGCGACGATCGGGGTCGGTCCGAAGGGCGGGGGCAGGGTGCGGATCGCCTCGGCCGCCGAGCAGCCGTCCATCACCGGCATCTGGATGTCCATCAGCACCAGGTCGAACGGCGCGTCCGCGCCGGCCACCGCGGCGACCGCCTCCGCCCCGTTGGTCGCCAGCTCGACGGAATGGCCCCGGCGGGTCAGCAGGCTGTCCATCAGGGTCCGGTTCACCTCGACATCGTCCACCACCAGCAGGCGCAGGGGGCCGTGGTCCACCGCTTCCGGCGCGGGATCGGGCAGGGGGGCCTCGACGATGTCCGGGCCGGGCTGGCAGCGCACGGTGAAGCTGAAGGTGCTACCCTTGCCGACCTCGCTCCGCACGGTGATGTCGCCGCCCTGGAGCAGGCAGAGCTGCCGGCAGATCGCCAGCCCCAGCCCGGTGCCGCCGTAGCGCCGGGTGGTCGAGCCGTCGGCCTGGGAGAACCGCTCGAACAGGCGGCCCAGGAATTCCTCCGGGATGCCGATGCCGGTATCCTGCACGTCCACGGCCAGGATCAGCCCGCCCGATCCCTCCTCCGGCCGGGTGGCGAAGCGGATATGGATCCGTCCGCCATGGGTGAACTTGACTGCGTTGCCGACCAGGTTGAACAGGATCTGCCGGATCCGCCCGACGTCGCCGCGCAGGGAGATCCGCGCGTCCGGCTCGATCGCGTAGGCCAGCTCGTTGCCCTTCTCCTGCGCCGCGGGATGGAGGATCGAAATCACGTCCTCCGCCGGTTGGGTCAGCAGGAAATCCACCGCCTCGACCTCGATCCGCCCGGCTTCCAGCTTGGACAGGTCCAGGATATCGTTGACGATGGTCAGCAGGTTCTCGGCCGACCGCAGGGCGGAGCTGGCGTGGGCCCGGGGCTCGGGGGGAAGGCGGCTGTCGACCAGCAGGCCCAGCAGCCCCATCACGCCGTTCAGCGGGGTCCTGATCTCGTGGCTGATGTTGGCCAGGAACTCCGACTTGGCGCGGCTCGCCGCCTCGGCGTCCTGCTTGGCCTGGTTGAGCGTTCCGGTCAGTTGCAGCAGCTCCCGCCGGGAGCGGCTGCTTTGCAGGATATACCAGCCGGCCAGACCCGCGAAGCCGGCGCACAGAACGGCCTGTATAACCGTCGCCGTGGTCGCCAGCCGCTGCATCTCCGTGATCTCGGTCCAGCGCTGGGCGGCCTCGCCGGCGCTCACGCTGGTGATCCCGAGCATCATGGACTGAATCGGCTCGCGCAGCCGCGGCAGGCGGACCAGGAGTTCCGCCACCACGGCGCCGTCGAACCCGCCGCGCGCTGTCACGAGGGCATCGGTTTCGTCTACGAAACGACCCAGTTCGCCGATCGCCCCGTCATAGAAGGCCCGGCCCGTGAAGATCTGCCTGTAGGTGCCGCCGCGCACGATGTTGAGCCGGCTGACGAACACCTCGTACCGCCCCTCCGCCGCGGCGGCGTCGTTGATGCCCGCCGAGGCTTCCAGCAACGCCACGTGCAGCCGGTGGTGCTCGGTCCCGAGCTGGAAGAAGGCCCAGGCCTGGTTGTCGGTCCCGCCGGCCAGCACGCCCACCGTCTTGTCCGACAGCGCGTACTGCAACGCTCCGACGATGGAGAAGGAGACGACGACGGCCAACCCCAGCCCCGCAAGGGCGGCGCGCAGCCCCCGCGTCAAGGTTCGACCCTGATCCGGTCGATCTGCCAGATCGCCCGGAAGAACCAGGCGTCGTTCTGCAACTCCGGATGGTCATCGAACGGGAACATCAGCCAGAACGGCCCGCGCTCGCGCGGGGGTATGGGCTTGCCGTCCATGGAGGTCGCGATGATCGGCCGGTAGCGCCGGATATCCGCCAGCGACAATTCCACCTTGTAGTCATCCCTGGCGAACAGCGAAACCTTGCCGCCTTCGGCCTTCGCCAGGGCCAGGACGTCGGTCAGGTAGGGGCCGGAAAAGCTGGCCTTGCCGGTCCAGGGGGTGGCGGTGACGATCTCCGCCGCGGGCAGCCCGGCGAGCTCTTCCGAATCGACAGTGGCCGCCGCGGCGGGGCCGCCGCCGGAGACGCTGATCCGCGCCGCCAGCACCGGCGTCCCGCCGGTCAGGGAAGCGAAGGAAAACAGGAGGATGGCGGCAAGGATGCGGGCAATCATGATGGGGGCGGGTCCCTGCTGGTCGAGATGGCCCGTCGAGACTACCCCATTCGGAGAAAAAGTGCCCGCACCCGTGTCGTCTCAGGGGGTGACCGCCGTCGCGACCTCCCGGTCGACACCGACCGGCCTGTGCAACTCGTTGTACCGCTCGATCGCCTTGAACACCGGGGGATGGCACGGGCGGTCGATGTAGCGCCCGGCACCCCGGACGGTGCGCAGTTCGCCGTCGGTCCAGACCAGGTTGCCCTGCGACAACGTGTGCCGGGCGACGCCCTTCACCTCCATCCCCTCGTAGATGTTGAAATCGACGTTCTGGTGGTGGGTCTTCGCCGAGATGGTCCGGGTTCCCTCGGGATCCCATACCACCAGATCGGCATCCGCCCCGACCTGGACCGCGCCCTTGCGGGGATACAGGTTGAAGATCTGGGCGCAGTTGGTCGAGGTGATCCTGACGAACTCGTTGGGCGTCAGCCGGCCGGTGCCGACGCCGTTGTGCCACAGGATCGACATGCGGTCCTCGATCCCGCCGGTGCCGTTGGGGATCTTGGTGAAGTTGTCGCGCCCCGCCGCCTTCTGCGGCGCGCAGAAGCAGCAATGGTCGGTCGCCGTGGTCTGCAGGCCGCCGGAGGACAGGCCGGCCCACAGGGCCTCCTGGTGGTGCTTGGCGCGGAACGGCGGGCTCATCACGTAGGCGGCGGCCGTCTGCCAGTCGGGATTGCGGTAGACGGATTCGTCGATCACCAGATGCTGGGCCAGCACCTCCCCGTAGACGCGGTGCCCGGCGGCGCGGGCGCGCGAGATCGCCTGGGTCGCCTGCTCGGTCGAGACATGGACGATATAGACCGGGGCGCCCAGCACGTTGGCGATGGCGATGGCGCGCTGCGCCGCCTCTCCCTCGACCTGGGGCGGGCGGGACAGGGCATGCCCCTCCGGCCCGGTGATGCCCTGCTCCAGCAGCGTTTTCTGCAGATGGAAGACGGCGTCGCCGTTCTCCGCATGGACGGTGCACAGGGCACCCAGTTCCTGCGCGCGGGCGAAGCTGTTCAGCAGGACGCCGTCATCGACCATGATGGCGCCCTTGTAGGCCATGAAATGCTTGAAGGAGTTGACGCCGTGCTCGCGCGTCAGCACGCCCATCTCCTCCCGGACCTGGTCGGACCACCAGGTGACCGCGACATGGAAGGAATAGTCCGTTGCCGCCTTCTCCGCCCAGCCGCGCCACTGGCGATAGGCCTCGACCAGCGACTGCTGGGGTGCGGGGATCACGAAGTCGATGATCATGGTGGTGCCGCCGGCCGCCCCTGCCGAGGTCCCGGAGAAGAAGTCCTCGCTCGCGACCGTTCCCATGAAGGGCAGTTCCATGTGGGTGTGCGGATCGATGCCGCCCGGCATGACATACATGCCGCCCGCATCGACCACCTGCGAGCCGGCCGGCGCATCGAAACCGTCGCCGATCGCGACGATCGTGCCGTTCTCGCAATAGACGTCGGCGCGGAAGCTCTGCTCGGCGGTCACGACGGTTCCGCCGCGGATCAGGATCGACATGAAGCTTTTTCTCCCCGTTATTCCATGTCCGGTTTGCCGGACCCCTGTCGAGCGTAACGCAGGGAGGCCGTGCC contains:
- the hydA gene encoding dihydropyrimidinase, coding for MSILIRGGTVVTAEQSFRADVYCENGTIVAIGDGFDAPAGSQVVDAGGMYVMPGGIDPHTHMELPFMGTVASEDFFSGTSAGAAGGTTMIIDFVIPAPQQSLVEAYRQWRGWAEKAATDYSFHVAVTWWSDQVREEMGVLTREHGVNSFKHFMAYKGAIMVDDGVLLNSFARAQELGALCTVHAENGDAVFHLQKTLLEQGITGPEGHALSRPPQVEGEAAQRAIAIANVLGAPVYIVHVSTEQATQAISRARAAGHRVYGEVLAQHLVIDESVYRNPDWQTAAAYVMSPPFRAKHHQEALWAGLSSGGLQTTATDHCCFCAPQKAAGRDNFTKIPNGTGGIEDRMSILWHNGVGTGRLTPNEFVRITSTNCAQIFNLYPRKGAVQVGADADLVVWDPEGTRTISAKTHHQNVDFNIYEGMEVKGVARHTLSQGNLVWTDGELRTVRGAGRYIDRPCHPPVFKAIERYNELHRPVGVDREVATAVTP
- a CDS encoding ATP-binding protein; this encodes MTRGLRAALAGLGLAVVVSFSIVGALQYALSDKTVGVLAGGTDNQAWAFFQLGTEHHRLHVALLEASAGINDAAAAEGRYEVFVSRLNIVRGGTYRQIFTGRAFYDGAIGELGRFVDETDALVTARGGFDGAVVAELLVRLPRLREPIQSMMLGITSVSAGEAAQRWTEITEMQRLATTATVIQAVLCAGFAGLAGWYILQSSRSRRELLQLTGTLNQAKQDAEAASRAKSEFLANISHEIRTPLNGVMGLLGLLVDSRLPPEPRAHASSALRSAENLLTIVNDILDLSKLEAGRIEVEAVDFLLTQPAEDVISILHPAAQEKGNELAYAIEPDARISLRGDVGRIRQILFNLVGNAVKFTHGGRIHIRFATRPEEGSGGLILAVDVQDTGIGIPEEFLGRLFERFSQADGSTTRRYGGTGLGLAICRQLCLLQGGDITVRSEVGKGSTFSFTVRCQPGPDIVEAPLPDPAPEAVDHGPLRLLVVDDVEVNRTLMDSLLTRRGHSVELATNGAEAVAAVAGADAPFDLVLMDIQMPVMDGCSAAEAIRTLPPPFGPTPIVAVTAHAMAGDRERYLASGMNDYVSKPVRPAELFAAIERVMSKLPAPVPQAPAPAAPDDLAETPLLDQTMIEQLQDCLDAEDLMDMLGLFPGQARIQADEIEAAIATGDAGAVKRAAHGMKGANANLGARRLSAIARAIEVNAADPAEAARLLALAREQIEPTRLALEERFAPAAHG
- a CDS encoding metallophosphoesterase family protein; translated protein: MRRLAHISDLHFGRIDEAVVEALLVDLAGVRPDLIVVSGDLTQRGHHDQFRAARAFLQRLEAPYLVVPGNHDIPGVNLLARFAAPLRRYRRYIERDLRPLHRDEEIAVLGLNTARPMGLHWNWSHGRINADQIAHARSVFDSVGPDVFKVVVTHHPFLPPPDAPDTRLVGRAGLALRTFEHCGVDLLLAGHLHRGYHGDVRTHHTAVKRSILVAQASTATSTRLRNEPNAYNLIDVDGDRIGFDVRVWDGTGFRHDAAGRFVRRHGHWERA
- a CDS encoding molybdopterin-dependent oxidoreductase — protein: MIARILAAILLFSFASLTGGTPVLAARISVSGGGPAAAATVDSEELAGLPAAEIVTATPWTGKASFSGPYLTDVLALAKAEGGKVSLFARDDYKVELSLADIRRYRPIIATSMDGKPIPPRERGPFWLMFPFDDHPELQNDAWFFRAIWQIDRIRVEP